In one Silene latifolia isolate original U9 population chromosome 10, ASM4854445v1, whole genome shotgun sequence genomic region, the following are encoded:
- the LOC141608128 gene encoding uncharacterized protein LOC141608128: MITYFQRYDYRGKSCPDGLPLIQHWDLKTLSKRLKDELDVGPLGRLTLSKVMGVPKAPLASPTPLLISTSGTSPDKKFIQIELPPGVEDDDELKARAVDGVHELYLKIQRNVVAFYSWYTDAAEMLKKLTTGATSSTDLVPSQATQAFFEGAKVKEYVEEVGNLASQMKKYNDNAPSLSDVGKVAKK, translated from the exons ATGATTACTTATTTTCAGCGGTATGATTACCGTGGCAAGAGTTGCCCAGATGGCCTTCCACTTATTCAGCATTGGGATCTGAAAACTCTATCGAAGAGGTTAAAGGATGAGTTGGACGTGGGTCCACTGGGTCGTCTAACTTTGTCGAAGGTGAT GGGCGTGCCCAAGGCGCCATTGGCAAGCCCCACGCCTCTTCTGATTTCAACGTCGGGTACATCACCCGATAAGAAGTTTATTCAGATTGAACTCCCTCCCGgtgttgaagatgacgatgagttgaaagctagggctgtagat GGTGTACACGAGCTGTACTTGAAGATTCAAAGGAACGTTGTGGCCTTCTATTCCTGGTATACGGATGCAGctgaaatgcttaagaaattaaCAACAGGTGCTACTTCTTCAACTGATCTTGTTCCGTCACAAGCGACGCAAGCTTTTTTTGAAGGAGCAAAGGTGAAGGAATATGTTGAAGAAGTTGGAAATTTAGCTTCCCAAATGAAAAAGTATAATGATAACGCTCCCTCATTGTCAGATGTTGGGAAGGTGGCCAAGAAATAA